A section of the Sceloporus undulatus isolate JIND9_A2432 ecotype Alabama chromosome 3, SceUnd_v1.1, whole genome shotgun sequence genome encodes:
- the OFD1 gene encoding oral-facial-digital syndrome 1 protein isoform X3, producing the protein MSANEFKVLSQDELRKRLYQTFKNRGVLDTLKTHLRNQLIHELMSPVLSGEIQPQAVSNECSSLIISASNSLVADHLRRCGYEYSLSVFYPETGLEKDKELTMEDLLQLIRINPKTDLYKTLVSASKKDNTKGFLIQILTELTEHSLSKENCSIGTQTSPMLGKESLVEKLQLIDKQFADLYPQRHISESFQVKLAEYRKEIEQQLQAEMSQKLEHFREVEIAKIKMDERARSQKEISELRREFEKAHQAKSEALTSRERNAIERLQKQQEIDAREIYLQRQSLLKDIETIRTREAELKQRMEAFDLAQKLQESKNKTVEEALHHREMAVKNIEETYDQKLKNELLKYQLELKEEYLLRTKKVTEDERKHKEKAVLLHEETISLNSKKQEFQQAVSRVKELELELDSVKAEILLLSKQNQLLTEKLKGCSDYPTLKEEKMEFQVHNKLLKQQLEEAHNENLQLRNKFSQPSSEYVILHTELKRVEHARKREQEESETHKQLLEKQLQNEVDHCLQLKSQLSEYENTIRKLKAQMEDLKLQVKQTQTVLENEVYRNPKPSLVDRSIIDLIGDKTVPHDIYVDGALLNMHPLADIIKMGNAVTPSHHHHIQRSSSSLDSDLEFVANTKARIKELEREAEHLEEAYRNYQHRAIQNIVGPGKTPSSSPLPNDFTVVSGQRRVAQADLYSQDLAVHCQKSKSYNWTPRNGDCLKVNLTPPQKRTVASRRLSSTPVPKAKRNISTKLFPEDPSGSSLAAPLQNADQPLSPIPRTGSCLSPESVSNISASSSPAPGEKKLSVHHEKVANQNSNDSANPEEHLYKDTGNHDAASEDQEDIPEQLKSSVSHPSGDIVSGNHVPASVPATGNLQQDRNGAKTIPSEEQRYLEEQQDEAEQKWEEWRDQEEVRHTERQEAFEKEQEELEKMHIQETVEANEKNPYEEVTSLETSIPKYDQQEGGNIPNPLEKYMKIIQQNQEQELVLKNSKNEEADAPSERLPDSDREDSFSAAGTLHEEPDEDFW; encoded by the exons ATGTCTGCAAATGAATTTAAGGTTCTATCACAAGATGAGCTCCGGAAAAGGCTGTACCAGACATTTAAGAACCGAGGCGTCCTGGACACACtcaag ACACATCTTCGAAACCAGCTCATACATGAATTAATGAGTCCAGTTTTAAGTGGGGAAATTCAACCACAAGCTGTTTCTAATGAGTGCAGTTCATTGATAATTAGTGCTTCAAACAGTTTGGTGGCAGATCACCTGCGTAGATGTGGCTATGAATATTCACTCTCTGTCTTCTATCCAGAAACTGGCTTAGAAAAGGATAAG GAACTTACAATGGAAGATCTGTTGCAGTTGATcagaatcaatccaaaaactgaccTTTATAAAACACTG GTTTCTGCTTCAAAAAAGGATAACACAAAAG GCTTTCTTATACAGATTTTAACAGAGCTGACAGAACATAGCCTCAGTAAGGAGAATTGTAGTATAGGAACTCAGACAAGTCCAATGCTTGGCAAAGAATCTCTTG TAGAAAAACTTCAACTGATTGATAAACAATTTGCAGACCTGTATCCTCAGCGGCACATTTCTGAATCTTTTCAAGTAAAACTTGCTGAATACAGAAAGGAAATAGAGCAGCAGCTTCAAGCAGAAATGTCTCAAAAG ttgGAGCACTTCAGAGAGGTTGAGATAGCCAAAATTAAAATGGATGAGAGAGCACGATCACAGAAAGAAATTTCCGAGCTTCGTAGAGAGTTTGAAAAAGCCCACCAGGCCAAGTCAGAGGCTTTAACCTCTCGAGAAAGAAACGCTATTGAGAGACTTCAGAAACAGCAAGAG ATAGATGCCAGAGAAATTTATCTGCAAAGGCAAAGTCTACTGAAAGATATTGAAACCATAAGAACCCGAGAGGCAGAACTGAAGCAAAGAATGGAAGCTTTTGATTT AGCTCAAAAGCTTCAAGaatcaaaaaataaaactgttgAAGAAGCACTTCATCATCGGGAGATGGCTGTGAAGAATATTGAGGAGACTTATGACCAGAAGCTCAAGAATGAACTCCTCAA ATATCAGCTTGAACTAAAAGAAGAATACCTACTAAGAACTAAGAAGGTTACTGAAGATGAAAGAAAACATAAGG AAAAAGCAGTGCTTTTACATGAAGAGACCATTTCTCTTAATTCAAAAAAGCAAGAATTTCAACAAGCTGTATCACGTGTGAAAGAGCTTGag CTGGAACTAGATTCAGTCAAAgctgaaattttattattaagtAAGCAAAATCAGTTGTTGACAGAAAAACTGAAAGGCTGCTCAGATTATCCAACACtaaaagaggagaaaatggagTTTCAAGTGCACAATAAGCTACTTAAGCAACAGTTGGAGGAGGCACACAATGAAAACCTGCAACTCAGAAACA AGTTCAGTCAGCCATCATCTGAATATGTGATCCTTCACACAGAGTTAAAAAGAGTAGAGCATGCTAGAAAACGTGAACAAGAGGAGTCTGAAACTCACAAGCAGCTTTTGGAAAAGCAGTTACAAAATGAG GTGGATCATTGTTTACAGTTGAAGTCTCAGCTGTCAGAATATGAAAATACTATCAGGAAGCTAAAGGCACAAATGGAAGACTTGAAGTTACAAGTGAAGCAAACACAGACAG TACTAGAAAATGAAGTGTACAGGAATCCTAAGCCATCCTTAGTTGATCGTTCCATCATTGATTTGATTGGTGATAAGACTGTTCCTCATGATATTTATGTAGATGGTGCTCTCCTGAATATGCATCCTTTGGCTGATATTATTAAAATGGGAAATGCTGTAACTCCCAGCCATCACCATCACATCCAAAGATCCAGTTCTTCACTGGATTCTGATTTAGAATTTGTGGCTAACACCAAAGCTAGGATAAAGGAATTGGAGAGAGAAGCTGAGCATTTAGAAGAAGCCTACAGAAACTATCAGCACAGAGCCATTCAAAACATTGTTGGGCCAGGGAAGACCCCATCCTCTTCACCTTTGCCAAATGATTTTACTGTGGTGTCTGGCCAAAGACGGGTTGCACAGGCTGATCTGTACTCCCAGGACTTGGCAGTTCACTGTCAAAAAAGTAAAAGCTATAACTGGACACCAAGAAATGGAGACTGCCTGAAAGTTAATTTGACCCCTCCACAAAAAAGAACTGTTGCTTCCAGGCGTTTGTCGTCTACTCCTGTTCCCAAAGCAAAGAGAAACATTAGTACCAAACTGTTTCCTGAAG ATCCCAGTGGCTCATCCCTTGCTGCTCCCCTTCAGAATGCTGATCAGCCTCTCTCCCCCATTCCAAGAACAGGCAGCTGCTTATCTCCTGAATCTGTTTCTAATATTTCTGCTTCCTCTTCACCAGCCCCTGGGGAAAAAAAGTTAAG TGTTCATCATGAAAAAGTTGCAAATCAGAATTCTAATGACTCTGCAAATCCAGAGGAGCATTTGTACAAAGACACTGGAAATCATGACGCTGCTAGTGAAG ATCAAGAGGACATTCCAGAACAGCTGAAAAGCAGTGTGTCACATCCATCTGGGGACATTGTTAGTGGAAACCATGTCCCAGCCAGTGTGCCAGCAACAGGCAATTTACAGCAGGACAGAA ATGGAGCCAAAACAATACCCTCAGAGGAACAAAGGTATCTTGAAGAACAGCAAGACGAAGCAGAGCAGAAATGGGAAGAATGGCGAGACCAGGAGGAAGTAAGGCACACAGAGAGGCAGGAAGCTTTTGAAAAAGAGCAAGAAGAGCTGGAAAAAATG CATATTCAAGAAACAGTGGAAGCTAATGAGAAAAACCCTTATGAAGAGGTAACCAGTTTGGAAACCAGTATACCAAAGTATGATCAGCAAGAAGGTGGCAATATTCCTAATCCACTTGAAAAGTACATGAAAATAATACAGCAAAATCAAGAGCAAGAACTTGTACTCAAG AACTCTAAGAATGAAGAAGCTGACGCACCATCTGAGAGACTCCCAGATAGTGACAGGGAGGACAG
- the OFD1 gene encoding oral-facial-digital syndrome 1 protein isoform X2 codes for MHLLASKIIMSANEFKVLSQDELRKRLYQTFKNRGVLDTLKTHLRNQLIHELMSPVLSGEIQPQAVSNECSSLIISASNSLVADHLRRCGYEYSLSVFYPETGLEKDKELTMEDLLQLIRINPKTDLYKTLVSASKKDNTKGFLIQILTELTEHSLSKENCSIGTQTSPMLGKESLEKLQLIDKQFADLYPQRHISESFQVKLAEYRKEIEQQLQAEMSQKLEHFREVEIAKIKMDERARSQKEISELRREFEKAHQAKSEALTSRERNAIERLQKQQEIDAREIYLQRQSLLKDIETIRTREAELKQRMEAFDLAQKLQESKNKTVEEALHHREMAVKNIEETYDQKLKNELLKYQLELKEEYLLRTKKVTEDERKHKEKAVLLHEETISLNSKKQEFQQAVSRVKELELELDSVKAEILLLSKQNQLLTEKLKGCSDYPTLKEEKMEFQVHNKLLKQQLEEAHNENLQLRNKFSQPSSEYVILHTELKRVEHARKREQEESETHKQLLEKQLQNEVDHCLQLKSQLSEYENTIRKLKAQMEDLKLQVKQTQTVLENEVYRNPKPSLVDRSIIDLIGDKTVPHDIYVDGALLNMHPLADIIKMGNAVTPSHHHHIQRSSSSLDSDLEFVANTKARIKELEREAEHLEEAYRNYQHRAIQNIVGPGKTPSSSPLPNDFTVVSGQRRVAQADLYSQDLAVHCQKSKSYNWTPRNGDCLKVNLTPPQKRTVASRRLSSTPVPKAKRNISTKLFPEDPSGSSLAAPLQNADQPLSPIPRTGSCLSPESVSNISASSSPAPGEKKLSVHHEKVANQNSNDSANPEEHLYKDTGNHDAASEDQEDIPEQLKSSVSHPSGDIVSGNHVPASVPATGNLQQDRNGAKTIPSEEQRYLEEQQDEAEQKWEEWRDQEEVRHTERQEAFEKEQEELEKMHIQETVEANEKNPYEEVTSLETSIPKYDQQEGGNIPNPLEKYMKIIQQNQEQELVLKNSKNEEADAPSERLPDSDREDSFSAAGTLHEEPDEDFW; via the exons atgcatctcttagcctcaaag ATCATCATGTCTGCAAATGAATTTAAGGTTCTATCACAAGATGAGCTCCGGAAAAGGCTGTACCAGACATTTAAGAACCGAGGCGTCCTGGACACACtcaag ACACATCTTCGAAACCAGCTCATACATGAATTAATGAGTCCAGTTTTAAGTGGGGAAATTCAACCACAAGCTGTTTCTAATGAGTGCAGTTCATTGATAATTAGTGCTTCAAACAGTTTGGTGGCAGATCACCTGCGTAGATGTGGCTATGAATATTCACTCTCTGTCTTCTATCCAGAAACTGGCTTAGAAAAGGATAAG GAACTTACAATGGAAGATCTGTTGCAGTTGATcagaatcaatccaaaaactgaccTTTATAAAACACTG GTTTCTGCTTCAAAAAAGGATAACACAAAAG GCTTTCTTATACAGATTTTAACAGAGCTGACAGAACATAGCCTCAGTAAGGAGAATTGTAGTATAGGAACTCAGACAAGTCCAATGCTTGGCAAAGAATCTCTTG AAAAACTTCAACTGATTGATAAACAATTTGCAGACCTGTATCCTCAGCGGCACATTTCTGAATCTTTTCAAGTAAAACTTGCTGAATACAGAAAGGAAATAGAGCAGCAGCTTCAAGCAGAAATGTCTCAAAAG ttgGAGCACTTCAGAGAGGTTGAGATAGCCAAAATTAAAATGGATGAGAGAGCACGATCACAGAAAGAAATTTCCGAGCTTCGTAGAGAGTTTGAAAAAGCCCACCAGGCCAAGTCAGAGGCTTTAACCTCTCGAGAAAGAAACGCTATTGAGAGACTTCAGAAACAGCAAGAG ATAGATGCCAGAGAAATTTATCTGCAAAGGCAAAGTCTACTGAAAGATATTGAAACCATAAGAACCCGAGAGGCAGAACTGAAGCAAAGAATGGAAGCTTTTGATTT AGCTCAAAAGCTTCAAGaatcaaaaaataaaactgttgAAGAAGCACTTCATCATCGGGAGATGGCTGTGAAGAATATTGAGGAGACTTATGACCAGAAGCTCAAGAATGAACTCCTCAA ATATCAGCTTGAACTAAAAGAAGAATACCTACTAAGAACTAAGAAGGTTACTGAAGATGAAAGAAAACATAAGG AAAAAGCAGTGCTTTTACATGAAGAGACCATTTCTCTTAATTCAAAAAAGCAAGAATTTCAACAAGCTGTATCACGTGTGAAAGAGCTTGag CTGGAACTAGATTCAGTCAAAgctgaaattttattattaagtAAGCAAAATCAGTTGTTGACAGAAAAACTGAAAGGCTGCTCAGATTATCCAACACtaaaagaggagaaaatggagTTTCAAGTGCACAATAAGCTACTTAAGCAACAGTTGGAGGAGGCACACAATGAAAACCTGCAACTCAGAAACA AGTTCAGTCAGCCATCATCTGAATATGTGATCCTTCACACAGAGTTAAAAAGAGTAGAGCATGCTAGAAAACGTGAACAAGAGGAGTCTGAAACTCACAAGCAGCTTTTGGAAAAGCAGTTACAAAATGAG GTGGATCATTGTTTACAGTTGAAGTCTCAGCTGTCAGAATATGAAAATACTATCAGGAAGCTAAAGGCACAAATGGAAGACTTGAAGTTACAAGTGAAGCAAACACAGACAG TACTAGAAAATGAAGTGTACAGGAATCCTAAGCCATCCTTAGTTGATCGTTCCATCATTGATTTGATTGGTGATAAGACTGTTCCTCATGATATTTATGTAGATGGTGCTCTCCTGAATATGCATCCTTTGGCTGATATTATTAAAATGGGAAATGCTGTAACTCCCAGCCATCACCATCACATCCAAAGATCCAGTTCTTCACTGGATTCTGATTTAGAATTTGTGGCTAACACCAAAGCTAGGATAAAGGAATTGGAGAGAGAAGCTGAGCATTTAGAAGAAGCCTACAGAAACTATCAGCACAGAGCCATTCAAAACATTGTTGGGCCAGGGAAGACCCCATCCTCTTCACCTTTGCCAAATGATTTTACTGTGGTGTCTGGCCAAAGACGGGTTGCACAGGCTGATCTGTACTCCCAGGACTTGGCAGTTCACTGTCAAAAAAGTAAAAGCTATAACTGGACACCAAGAAATGGAGACTGCCTGAAAGTTAATTTGACCCCTCCACAAAAAAGAACTGTTGCTTCCAGGCGTTTGTCGTCTACTCCTGTTCCCAAAGCAAAGAGAAACATTAGTACCAAACTGTTTCCTGAAG ATCCCAGTGGCTCATCCCTTGCTGCTCCCCTTCAGAATGCTGATCAGCCTCTCTCCCCCATTCCAAGAACAGGCAGCTGCTTATCTCCTGAATCTGTTTCTAATATTTCTGCTTCCTCTTCACCAGCCCCTGGGGAAAAAAAGTTAAG TGTTCATCATGAAAAAGTTGCAAATCAGAATTCTAATGACTCTGCAAATCCAGAGGAGCATTTGTACAAAGACACTGGAAATCATGACGCTGCTAGTGAAG ATCAAGAGGACATTCCAGAACAGCTGAAAAGCAGTGTGTCACATCCATCTGGGGACATTGTTAGTGGAAACCATGTCCCAGCCAGTGTGCCAGCAACAGGCAATTTACAGCAGGACAGAA ATGGAGCCAAAACAATACCCTCAGAGGAACAAAGGTATCTTGAAGAACAGCAAGACGAAGCAGAGCAGAAATGGGAAGAATGGCGAGACCAGGAGGAAGTAAGGCACACAGAGAGGCAGGAAGCTTTTGAAAAAGAGCAAGAAGAGCTGGAAAAAATG CATATTCAAGAAACAGTGGAAGCTAATGAGAAAAACCCTTATGAAGAGGTAACCAGTTTGGAAACCAGTATACCAAAGTATGATCAGCAAGAAGGTGGCAATATTCCTAATCCACTTGAAAAGTACATGAAAATAATACAGCAAAATCAAGAGCAAGAACTTGTACTCAAG AACTCTAAGAATGAAGAAGCTGACGCACCATCTGAGAGACTCCCAGATAGTGACAGGGAGGACAG
- the OFD1 gene encoding oral-facial-digital syndrome 1 protein isoform X4, producing the protein MHLLASKIIMSANEFKVLSQDELRKRLYQTFKNRGVLDTLKTHLRNQLIHELMSPVLSGEIQPQAVSNECSSLIISASNSLVADHLRRCGYEYSLSVFYPETGLEKDKELTMEDLLQLIRINPKTDLYKTLVSASKKDNTKGFLIQILTELTEHSLSKENCSIGTQTSPMLGKESLVEKLQLIDKQFADLYPQRHISESFQVKLAEYRKEIEQQLQAEMSQKLEHFREVEIAKIKMDERARSQKEISELRREFEKAHQAKSEALTSRERNAIERLQKQQEIDAREIYLQRQSLLKDIETIRTREAELKQRMEAFDLAQKLQESKNKTVEEALHHREMAVKNIEETYDQKLKNELLKYQLELKEEYLLRTKKVTEDERKHKEKAVLLHEETISLNSKKQEFQQAVSRVKELELELDSVKAEILLLSKQNQLLTEKLKGCSDYPTLKEEKMEFQVHNKLLKQQLEEAHNENLQLRNKFSQPSSEYVILHTELKRVEHARKREQEESETHKQLLEKQLQNEVDHCLQLKSQLSEYENTIRKLKAQMEDLKLQVKQTQTVLENEVYRNPKPSLVDRSIIDLIGDKTVPHDIYVDGALLNMHPLADIIKMGNAVTPSHHHHIQRSSSSLDSDLEFVANTKARIKELEREAEHLEEAYRNYQHRAIQNIVGPGKTPSSSPLPNDFTVVSGQRRVAQADLYSQDLAVHCQKSKSYNWTPRNGDCLKVNLTPPQKRTVASRRLSSTPVPKAKRNISTKLFPEDPSGSSLAAPLQNADQPLSPIPRTGSCLSPESVSNISASSSPAPGEKKLSVHHEKVANQNSNDSANPEEHLYKDTGNHDAASEDGAKTIPSEEQRYLEEQQDEAEQKWEEWRDQEEVRHTERQEAFEKEQEELEKMHIQETVEANEKNPYEEVTSLETSIPKYDQQEGGNIPNPLEKYMKIIQQNQEQELVLKNSKNEEADAPSERLPDSDREDSFSAAGTLHEEPDEDFW; encoded by the exons atgcatctcttagcctcaaag ATCATCATGTCTGCAAATGAATTTAAGGTTCTATCACAAGATGAGCTCCGGAAAAGGCTGTACCAGACATTTAAGAACCGAGGCGTCCTGGACACACtcaag ACACATCTTCGAAACCAGCTCATACATGAATTAATGAGTCCAGTTTTAAGTGGGGAAATTCAACCACAAGCTGTTTCTAATGAGTGCAGTTCATTGATAATTAGTGCTTCAAACAGTTTGGTGGCAGATCACCTGCGTAGATGTGGCTATGAATATTCACTCTCTGTCTTCTATCCAGAAACTGGCTTAGAAAAGGATAAG GAACTTACAATGGAAGATCTGTTGCAGTTGATcagaatcaatccaaaaactgaccTTTATAAAACACTG GTTTCTGCTTCAAAAAAGGATAACACAAAAG GCTTTCTTATACAGATTTTAACAGAGCTGACAGAACATAGCCTCAGTAAGGAGAATTGTAGTATAGGAACTCAGACAAGTCCAATGCTTGGCAAAGAATCTCTTG TAGAAAAACTTCAACTGATTGATAAACAATTTGCAGACCTGTATCCTCAGCGGCACATTTCTGAATCTTTTCAAGTAAAACTTGCTGAATACAGAAAGGAAATAGAGCAGCAGCTTCAAGCAGAAATGTCTCAAAAG ttgGAGCACTTCAGAGAGGTTGAGATAGCCAAAATTAAAATGGATGAGAGAGCACGATCACAGAAAGAAATTTCCGAGCTTCGTAGAGAGTTTGAAAAAGCCCACCAGGCCAAGTCAGAGGCTTTAACCTCTCGAGAAAGAAACGCTATTGAGAGACTTCAGAAACAGCAAGAG ATAGATGCCAGAGAAATTTATCTGCAAAGGCAAAGTCTACTGAAAGATATTGAAACCATAAGAACCCGAGAGGCAGAACTGAAGCAAAGAATGGAAGCTTTTGATTT AGCTCAAAAGCTTCAAGaatcaaaaaataaaactgttgAAGAAGCACTTCATCATCGGGAGATGGCTGTGAAGAATATTGAGGAGACTTATGACCAGAAGCTCAAGAATGAACTCCTCAA ATATCAGCTTGAACTAAAAGAAGAATACCTACTAAGAACTAAGAAGGTTACTGAAGATGAAAGAAAACATAAGG AAAAAGCAGTGCTTTTACATGAAGAGACCATTTCTCTTAATTCAAAAAAGCAAGAATTTCAACAAGCTGTATCACGTGTGAAAGAGCTTGag CTGGAACTAGATTCAGTCAAAgctgaaattttattattaagtAAGCAAAATCAGTTGTTGACAGAAAAACTGAAAGGCTGCTCAGATTATCCAACACtaaaagaggagaaaatggagTTTCAAGTGCACAATAAGCTACTTAAGCAACAGTTGGAGGAGGCACACAATGAAAACCTGCAACTCAGAAACA AGTTCAGTCAGCCATCATCTGAATATGTGATCCTTCACACAGAGTTAAAAAGAGTAGAGCATGCTAGAAAACGTGAACAAGAGGAGTCTGAAACTCACAAGCAGCTTTTGGAAAAGCAGTTACAAAATGAG GTGGATCATTGTTTACAGTTGAAGTCTCAGCTGTCAGAATATGAAAATACTATCAGGAAGCTAAAGGCACAAATGGAAGACTTGAAGTTACAAGTGAAGCAAACACAGACAG TACTAGAAAATGAAGTGTACAGGAATCCTAAGCCATCCTTAGTTGATCGTTCCATCATTGATTTGATTGGTGATAAGACTGTTCCTCATGATATTTATGTAGATGGTGCTCTCCTGAATATGCATCCTTTGGCTGATATTATTAAAATGGGAAATGCTGTAACTCCCAGCCATCACCATCACATCCAAAGATCCAGTTCTTCACTGGATTCTGATTTAGAATTTGTGGCTAACACCAAAGCTAGGATAAAGGAATTGGAGAGAGAAGCTGAGCATTTAGAAGAAGCCTACAGAAACTATCAGCACAGAGCCATTCAAAACATTGTTGGGCCAGGGAAGACCCCATCCTCTTCACCTTTGCCAAATGATTTTACTGTGGTGTCTGGCCAAAGACGGGTTGCACAGGCTGATCTGTACTCCCAGGACTTGGCAGTTCACTGTCAAAAAAGTAAAAGCTATAACTGGACACCAAGAAATGGAGACTGCCTGAAAGTTAATTTGACCCCTCCACAAAAAAGAACTGTTGCTTCCAGGCGTTTGTCGTCTACTCCTGTTCCCAAAGCAAAGAGAAACATTAGTACCAAACTGTTTCCTGAAG ATCCCAGTGGCTCATCCCTTGCTGCTCCCCTTCAGAATGCTGATCAGCCTCTCTCCCCCATTCCAAGAACAGGCAGCTGCTTATCTCCTGAATCTGTTTCTAATATTTCTGCTTCCTCTTCACCAGCCCCTGGGGAAAAAAAGTTAAG TGTTCATCATGAAAAAGTTGCAAATCAGAATTCTAATGACTCTGCAAATCCAGAGGAGCATTTGTACAAAGACACTGGAAATCATGACGCTGCTAGTGAAG ATGGAGCCAAAACAATACCCTCAGAGGAACAAAGGTATCTTGAAGAACAGCAAGACGAAGCAGAGCAGAAATGGGAAGAATGGCGAGACCAGGAGGAAGTAAGGCACACAGAGAGGCAGGAAGCTTTTGAAAAAGAGCAAGAAGAGCTGGAAAAAATG CATATTCAAGAAACAGTGGAAGCTAATGAGAAAAACCCTTATGAAGAGGTAACCAGTTTGGAAACCAGTATACCAAAGTATGATCAGCAAGAAGGTGGCAATATTCCTAATCCACTTGAAAAGTACATGAAAATAATACAGCAAAATCAAGAGCAAGAACTTGTACTCAAG AACTCTAAGAATGAAGAAGCTGACGCACCATCTGAGAGACTCCCAGATAGTGACAGGGAGGACAG